Proteins encoded by one window of Camelus dromedarius isolate mCamDro1 chromosome 27, mCamDro1.pat, whole genome shotgun sequence:
- the LOC105105163 gene encoding olfactory receptor 7A10, with amino-acid sequence MKPGNDTRLSEFLLLGISEKTELQPIIFGLFLSMYLITVFGNLLIILAITSNFHLHTPMYFFLSNLSFVDICFTSTTIPKMLWNIQTQSKVITYEGCITQIYFLILFAVLDIFLLTVMAYDRFVAICHPLHYMVIMNPWFYRLLVLMSWILSVLNSSLHSLMMLRLSFCTHLDIPHFFCELNQMIQLACSDTFLNNMVMYFAAVLVAGGPFAGIMYSYSKIVSCIRRISSAQGKYKAFYTCASHLSVVSLFYCTMLGVYLSSAATHSAHSSATASVMYSVVTPLLNPFIYSLRNKDMKRALKTLFVKGTV; translated from the coding sequence ATGAAACCAGGCAATGATACACGActttcagaatttcttcttctcggaatttcagagaaaacagaactGCAGCCCATCATATTTGGGCTTTTCCTCTCCATGTACCTGATCACTGTGTTTGGAAACCTGCTCATCATCTTGGCCATCACGTCAAACTTCCACCTCCACacacccatgtacttcttcctctccaaCCTGTCCTTTGTAGACATCTGTTtcacctccaccaccatcccAAAGATGCTGTGGAACATCCAGACCCAGAGCAAAGTCATCACCTATGAAGGCTGCATCactcagatttattttctcatactCTTTGCAGTGCTGGACATCTTCCTCCTGACCGTGATGGCCTATGACCGGTTTGTGGCCATCTGTCACCCCCTGCACTACATGGTCATCATGAACCCCTGGTTCTATAGGCTGCTGGTTCTGATGTCCTGGATCTTGAGTGTCCTGAATTCCTCTTTACACAGCTTGATGATGTTGCGACTGTCCTTCTGCACACACTTGGACATCCCACACTTTTTCTGTGAACTCAATCAAATGATCCAACTTGCCTGCTCTGACACCTTTCTCAACAACATGGTGATGTACTTTGCAGCTGTCCTGGTGGCTGGTGGTCCTTTTGCTGGTATCATGTACTCTTACTCTAAAATAGTTTCTTGCATACGTAGGATCTCATCAGCTCAGGGGAAGTATAAAGCATTTTACACCTGTGCGTCTCACCTCTCCGTTGTCTCCTTATTTTATTGCACGATGCTAGGAGTGTACCTTAGCTCTGCTGCTACCCACAGCGCACACTCAAGTGCAACAGCCTCAGTGATGTACAGCGTGGTCACACCCTTGCTGAACCCCTTCATCTACAGTCTGAGGAACAAAGACATGAAGAGGGCTCTGAAAACGCTGTTCGTGAAGGGAACTGTATAA
- the LOC105105162 gene encoding olfactory receptor-like protein OLF4, protein MQTDNATRISEFLLLGFSEEPALQPLILGLFLSMYLITVFGNLLIILAITSNFHLHTPMYFFLSNLSFVDICFTSTTIPKMLWNIQTQSKVITYEGCITQIYFLILFAVLDIFLLTVMAYDRFVAICHPLHYMIIMNPRLCGLLVLVSWIMCLLNSLLQSLMVLRLSFCTNLEIPHFFCELNQMIQLACSDTFLNNMVMYFAAVLLGGGPFAGIMYSYSKIVSCIRRISSAQGKYKAFSTCASHLSVVSLFYCTMLGVYLSSAATHSAHSSATASVMYSVVTPLLNPFIYSLRNKDMKRALKAMFVKGTV, encoded by the coding sequence ATGCAAACAGACAATGCTACACGAatttcagaatttcttcttctcGGATTTTCAGAGGAGCCAGCATTGCAGCCCCTCATATTGGGGCTTTTCCTCTCCATGTACCTGATCACTGTGTTTGGAAACCTGCTCATCATCTTGGCCATCACGTCAAACTTCCACCTCCACacacccatgtacttcttcctctccaaCCTGTCCTTTGTAGACATCTGTTtcacctccaccaccatcccAAAGATGCTGTGGAACATCCAGACCCAGAGCAAAGTCATCACCTATGAAGGCTGCATCactcagatttattttctcatactCTTTGCAGTGCTGGACATCTTTCTCCTGACCGTGATGGCCTATGACCGGTTTGTGGCCATCTGTCACCCCCTGCACTACATGATCATCATGAATCCCCGGCTCTGTGGACTGCTGGTTCTGGTGTCCTGGATCATGTGTCTCCTGAATTCTTTGTTACAAAGCTTAATGGTGTTACGATTGTCCTTCTGCACAAACTTGGAAATCCCACACTTTTTCTGTGAACTCAATCAAATGATCCAACTTGCCTGTTCTGACACCTTTCTTAACAACATGGTGATGTACTTTGCAGCTGTCCTGCTGGGTGGTGGTCCTTTTGCTGGTATCATGTACTCTTACTCTAAAATAGTTTCTTGCATACGTAGGATCTCATCAGCTCAGGGGAAGTATAAAGCATTTTCTACCTGTGCTTCTCACCTCTCCGTTGTCTCCTTATTTTATTGCACGATGCTAGGAGTGTACCTTAGCTCTGCTGCTACCCACAGTGCACACTCAAGTGCAACAGCCTCAGTGATGTACAGCGTGGTCACACCCTTGCTGAACCCCTTCATCTACAGTCTGAGGAACAAAGACATGAAGAGGGCTCTGAAAGCAATGTTTGTGAAGGGAACTGTATAA
- the LOC116148527 gene encoding olfactory receptor 7A17-like: MPICVTINHIFPFSSSHFHHMTPRNITAVSEFLLLGFSEEPELQPLMFGLFLSMYLITVFGNLLIILAVISDSHLHTPMYFFLSNLSFVDICFTSTTIPKMLWNIQTQSKVITYEGCIIQMHFFTLFIGLDIFLLTVMAYDRFVAICHPLHYMVIMNPRLCGLLVLASWLSVVSLFYCTGLGVYLSSAAPHSSHSSATASVMYTVVTPMLNPFIYSLRNKDLKRGLKILFQKETINKPIILRFKKYT, translated from the exons ATGCCCATTTGTGTGACAATTAATCATATATTCCCCTTTTCTAGTAGTCACTTCCACCACATGACACCAAGGAACATAACAGCAgtttcagaatttcttcttctgggattttcaGAGGAGCCAGAACTGCAGCCCCTCATGTTTGGGCTTTTCCTCTCCATGTACCTGATCACAGTGTTTGGAAACCTGCTCATCATCCTGGCCGTCATCTCAgactcccacctccacacccccatgtacttcttcctctccaaCCTGTCCTTTGTAGACATCTGTTtcacctccaccaccatcccAAAGATGCTGTGGAACATCCAGACCCAGAGCAAAGTCATCACCTATGAAGGCTGCATCATCCAGATGCATTTTTTTACACTCTTTATAGGATTAGACATCTTCCTCCTGACCGTGATGGCCTATGACCGGTTTGTGGCCATCTGTCACCCCCTGCACTACATGGTCATCATGAACCCCCGGCTCTGTGGACTGCTGGTGCTAGCATCCTGG CTCTCCGTTGTCTCCTTATTTTATTGTACAGGCTTAGGAGTGTACCTTAGCTCTGCTGCTCCCCACAGCTCACACTCGAGTGCAACAGCCTCGGTGATGTACACAGTGGTCACCCCCATGCTGAACCCCTTCATTTACAGTCtgagaaataaagacttaaagAGGGGTCTAAAAATACTCTTtcaaaaggaaactataaataagCCTATTATCCTAAGGTTTAAGAAGTATACGTGA
- the LOC105105161 gene encoding olfactory receptor 7C2 — MESRNQTGIRNFLLLGFTEEPDLQPLLFGLFLSMYLITLTGNLLIILAIISDSHLHTPMYFFLSNLSFADFCFTSTTIPKMLVNIQTQSKVITYAGCLSQTYFFIVFGCLDNLFLTVMAYDRFVAICHPLHYMVIMNPQLCRLLALGSWCLSIMVSLLDTLTLLRLSFCRSMNIPHFFCDLPEVLKLACSDTLISNIVEYFVTVVIGVLPLSGILFSYSLIFSSILRISSARGKYKAFSTCGSHLSVVSLFYGTGLGVYLSSAATSSPRTRLVASAMYTMVTPMLNPFIYSLRNRDMKGALGRLLNRAAPLSAGTFAGLS, encoded by the coding sequence ATGGAAAGCAGAAACCAAACAGGAATCAGAAACTTTCTCCTCCTGGGATTCACAGAGGAGCCAGACCTGCAGCCTCTCCTCTTTGGGCTGTTTCTGTCCATGTACCTGATCACGTTAACTGGGAACCTGCTCATCATCTTGGCCATCATCTCAGACTCCCACCTCCACACTCCGATGTACTTCTTTCTCTCCAACCTTTCCTTTGCTGACTTTTGTTTCACTTCCACCACCATCCCAAAGATGCTGGTGAATATACAGACCCAGAGCAAAGTTATCACCTATGCAGGCTGCCTCAGCCAgacatattttttcattgtgtttGGATGTCTGGACAATTTATTCCTGACtgtgatggcctatgaccgcttcGTGGCCATCTGTCATCCCCTGCACTACATGGTCATCATGAACCCCCAGCTCTGTAGGCTGCTGGCTCTGGGGTCCTGGTGCCTCAGCATCATGGTCTCCCTGCTTGATACCTTGACCCTTTTGAGGCTGTCTTTCTGCAGAAGCATGAATATCCCACACTTTTTTTGTGATCTTCCTGAAGTCCTGAAGCTCGCCTGTTCGGACACCCTCATCAGTAACATAGTGGAGTATTTTGTGACTGTTGTCATAGGTGTTCTTCCCCTCTCTGGGATCCTGTTTTCTTATTCTCTGATTTTCTCCTCTATCCTGAGAATTTCATCAGCCAGGGGCAAGTACAAAGCCTTTTCCACCTGTGGGTCTCACCTCTCGGTGGTTTCCTTGTTCTATGGCACAGGCCTTGGGGTCTACCTCAGTTCTGCAGCCACTTCATCTCCTAGGACAAGGCTGGTGGCCTCGGCAATGTACACCATGGTCACTCCCATGCTGAACCCCTTCATCTACAGTTTGAGGAACAGGGACATGAagggggccctggggaggctcCTCAACAGGGCAGCTCCTCTCAGTGCTGGGACCTTTGCAGGACTCTCATGA